The genomic interval CCATAGCActatgtaaaataacacaataatCAACCTTAAACAAATAACTCAAAACTGCCTAACATTACCGAgtgaaatgtcgacccaggaaGAGGAAatgactgtgaagctttggggtgctgatggactcgatctactccatcttcGTTGTGATCATCCTTCTGAATCCCATCCAGATaaagtctttgacaaaaatccgaacttttttgttgttcttgtttaaaagcagagagtctgttctttcttttgatatattgcatgttcagatagaattgtgaaaatgatcaaaaatggtTGGCAAATTAAAATCAAACGTTGGAGTCCCGGTGAAAACTCTGGTGATCTTCTTGGCTTAATTCAGCTTCCTCGTATACTGTGCATGAAGGATGAGGAAGCCACTGAGGCCTTGGAACAGTACTGCAGTGCAGACCGTATTGAGGACGATCTTGTAGTCACCGAtgtgtgtttttacatttatgcaggACTTGCATATATTGGAAGAAAATGTGGTGAACATCCAGTCTTTTGTcgcacacaaaataaaaaaaattaaacacattgtccgtttattgatttttttcattCTACTGTGCGCGTATatagggcctatatatatatatatatatatatatatatatatatatatatatatatatatatatatatatatatatatatatatattacaatgtataatcatttacaaaacttaACCACCAACTGCTGTTAATGTGACAGTAGCGTTATCAATGTGACTGACTTGTTAAGCTATGACTTCATTCATTATAAAGGTCATTTGGACATCTTCAAGGGTGATTTTCTCAATTTTCTTTGATTGTTTTTGCACTCTCTGATCTCTCTATAACAATGAACTTGAGCAGCTATAAacttttgttaatgtttttaaagtttCTTACGATCAtgaaggctgtatttatttgatcaaaaaatacataaaaatgtgaaataaaatagtgaaatattgcaattcaaaatgtatacttttaaaTACACTTCAATGGTttggtataattttttttgttgaaaaattcATTTGGTAAAATGTGCtcgtaaatgttttttttttctaaacaatTTAATACTGAATAAATTCAGTTCGTTCTTATTTTTTACAGAATACATATTTAAGATATATTACAATACAAGACTTATTTTGAATTGCAATACTTTCTATTTACGGTGCCTTAAGCATACACATTTGAAATCAAATAAACTAAATTCTTACTGATCACCAACTTTTGAGTGGAAGTGTAAATGCGTGTCTGACATTGAATCTTTATCTAGTGCTGACAGTGCATCTTGTGCATGTCTGCAGCCAGACCCTATTGGTAAATGTAGCAGACGTGACAAGAAAAACATAAGATTCAATGAAAAAAGTTTATTTCCATAATAAACACATACAGTACATCAACAAAATGTACAAAGTGCAATATGCATTGAAACTACAGCAAATCTGCAGtacaaaggggggaaaaaaatattactgcATAATGATAACAATGGTGACCGGGTGAGGGCAAGCGAGCGCTCAAATTTTGTGTGCATCGCAATTAAACAGCATTGCTAATTCACACAATGATGCTCAATATTCCAAATAGAGGAACTTCTATGGATGCTTTGGGAACAGTGATTTTGGAAACACAACCAGTGTAACTTTCTGGGGGAAAAAGCCACTGTTGCCATCTCTCCCAAACAAagagcttgaatttatgggggTTCTGTAAGCAACAGCATCAACAAATGTGGCATTTAATATTGACCCTCAACACGAAACTTTGGTTATCACTTCAGACTTGAAAAGCATAAAATCATTGCTCCTTTGGAAAgtccccccccaccccccgacAACTGGGGGGGACGTGACAACTAACAGCTTTCATGAGTTTGCAGTGTCTTCCTCTTTAATTAAGAGGAGATAATGTCAATGATCTGTTTCTATGTTCTCTTGTACAACAATAACATTTAGGAGTGTACAGCAGGAAAATGTATGCCATTTAAAAATGTGCCCATGTAACCTATTGGCCTTTGCCTTAACTGGCAACATTATCAAATGGGAGTCGACACAGAACAATGCCTCTAGTGCTTCTGGGTAAGGCACTTGATGTTGATGACACAAGACAATGCAGGCAACCAATAACATTTAATCTGTAATCTCTGACGCAGATTTGACCTCAATATGGCATCAGACAAAATGGCAAAGACTTCCGCGAGAGGAGGAGAGTTTGGGGAACGTTTAAGAAGGATGCAAGTACATTTTCATGACACGAAACAGCTTTCTGGCTTATTTATCCTCTTAGATTTTATATTCAGGCCCCAGAAGGATTATTATATTGTGTTGATACTTGTCCAATCAACCAAAAATCATTCAGGCAACCATCTACAGGATAGAGGAACTGATTCAAGTTGACTTTCAGATGCAAGTACCATGAACTCCCAGCAATTCTGTTATATGGCCACCGTACAGTGTACTGCTGTGTGTACATGTGAGGAAGCGGAGAACGTGAGTATACTTTGAGCCAGCTcatgttttttaacattaaagcGCACAGACAAAGGTTTTGTGTTTATAAATAGTTCACAGTAACGGTGTAGCCGCTGTGCAAGGCACCgctcactcgcacacactcgCAAACTTCACATTTCTGTTGCTCAGACTCAATGTGGTAGCATAGATGCATGTATAAAatcagttaaaaaaatattgcaaaagtATGCTGCATAATAATGAACCTCAAGTACTTTAACTCAAGCTGTAATCGGCCAAATGATTGGTAAATAAAGGGCTGTTGACACCAGGATATGAACAAATGATTGATGCATTGGTGAGTTTATCATCAAAGCTTTTGTGCTCACATCAACTGGTATGGCAAGTGTCCTCAGACACAGAGGTGAAAATCACTGTCAAAAACATGTCTGGGACATTTTTTCACTCAAAGTATCGCATAAAATCTATAAAAATCAAAACCAAGAAATTATATTGTTTAAAtgcttaaaataaatgtacaaaaaaattaaattcccATTACTGTAATGCTTAAAAAGAAATGTATGTTTCGTTAATTGTAAAACaacatgatttattatttagATTGTTAAGTATTTATAATTCATGGTCAAATTTGTTGTAAAACAACTTTATTTTATGCCAATTCAAATACTTACATTATTATATTAGATTTGTATTGCACTGCATTAAAGATAATTTAAGGGGAATGACTATTGAGAGCAATAAGAATAAAAACTACAAGTAGTTTGTATGTTTCTTAAAAATGGGGTTTAGTtcacaaattcttttttttttctggtgaCAAATGTGACCTGGACATGCTTTTGAGCGATTCAcccatacatacacacacacacttacagttTAACAGTTATTGATACCACGCCACATCTTTGCCTTGTAATTGTTTTCAAAGCGATCATCTTCAGCTCTACCTCTAGACTCTAGAGATTTGGTTCAAAAGGCAAATCTACCTGACTTTGATTTCATTATGGAAAACTGACAGCGAGtacaaacaggaaaaagagTTAGAACAGTAGAGCCATAACATGTTGGGAATCATCAGCAAACTGCAAAAGCTTTAGTTCAGGTTGGCATAAATAAGCAACTGCCTCAGGAACAAGCAAGTCCTTAAAAATAACAGTCACTCTATACCTGGGTAAAAGACTTATTTGTATCACATTTGGAAACATGGAGCAGCTCTTCTGCTAGAGAAACTACAATGGAGGAGTTTCCGATGATATAAAACCTCTACAAGAACACGTATGTGTTAGTTGAGACTGTAACAGTAATAGTGACCCAAACATTTCCCCAAAACCCTACCGCTATTTTGACAGCAACATGGACAGTCACATTCGTAAGAACAGAAACTGCATCTATGAGCGTTTCAGTGGATTGAAAACAGCAGCTTGAAGTCGCCTCCAATTTTCTTTATCCTTCGAAATGATTGTCTTTCAACACAATCAAGTATTAAAAAGATGGAAGAATCCCAAACAAATCTCCTTTTGGTGGTCCTCCACCAGCTTTCGCAATGAGCCTCCACACACACTGCTTTGTGTATGATGGTGAACACTGAAGTGCTGCCAGTCATCCTGTTTAGTTGTCAGTCTGGCTTACGAACAGTAATGTACTGATATGAGGTACTAGTTTGAAATCTGTGAGAGAATCATCAGTGCTCTGTGAATGATAAAAGTCCATCAGCATACAAAGAACATTCCTAACCACAGCAAAGAGTCCATTTCCTTTTACCATCCAGTCAGGAAGCATGAACACAGCAAGGGTGTATGATTTTAAAACCCTTTTCAAATGTGTGACCATGTCCGAAGGAATCTGTGACTCATACACCGCCGGGCAACAATTAAGTGATTTATGGTGAGATAAATGGGTGGCCTGATGGAAACATTACACAATAGTCTATTTTGATGCTTTCAAGTAATGGCCTCTGGGATGGCGAGTGCTTATTTTGCTTCAGAACAGCAGAGAGGAAGAGCAGTGAAAAGCTCATGAACTGTTCGTCACTCAGTGCAATACATATCCATTAAGCCTGCCTAGAAGATTTTGGATTCATTGAATATTATGTTCATATTCATAAGAGAAAGCAATAATTTTTTAGAAGACCTTGAAGAGCTTGTTCACCGCAAGAAATTCCACGAACGGCTAATGTTCCCGAGGGgctgaaatgtttaaaaaatatataaatatctcaGTAACATTGCTGCAGAACTTCAGCTGAAGCTGAAACCAAAGGTACTTTTGCTCTAATACCTCCCGCTGTCAGCTCTTAGACTCTTCAGGTAAAGCTTCACCTTGGTTTAAGACCTCCATGTCAGTGGAGGTCGAGGAAGAGGGCCACGGTCTGGCCCATTCTGGGCTGATTGAGTGCTCAGGTTCTGGGGACAATGAGAGCATGAGAAGGGTTCCTGCATCAGAGGAGCACGCCGAGCACAAGTCCTCAGATGAAAAGGTGAGGCTGCCTAGTTTGGCGAGAGAGTTGGAACGCTTAAGTCGAGAAGGTACAGTAAGTCCTGCCAGCCGCATTCGGGCTTCGATTTCTTGCGTACGTTGACGCACAAGGCCTGGTTTGCCACGGACGCTGCGGAGGCTGTCGCTGCTGGAGCTGCGGGTGAGCGTGGAACCGTGTGGGGACGAGACTGGCGTCAGGCCACCTGAACCGAGGACCGCCAACAAGGCTTCATTCGTCAGTGGCACTTCCGCTTCGGCAGCAAAATCTGCCCGTGTTCCAAAGGGCCTGTGGAAAGGGTCTGTGGGATCACTGGAATTGCTTGTTGCATCCTCAGGTTTGCTTGAACCTGCTCCCCTTTGTTCGTTTGCACGTGCACGCTCCTGGAAGAGACCAGAGAGTTTTTCCAATCGCTCTTTTCGGCGACGAACAAGGCCGGATCTTTGCAGCTGCATCAGGGCCTCTTGCTGTTGTGGAGAACAAGATGCCTCCGCCTTCTCCAAGCCCtttatctctctctcattcCTGGGTAAAGTAGAGGAACCTTGTGCAGCAGTCTCTTTCTGTCTGAAATCTCCTTCCCCTTTGGCCTCAAGCATTGGAGTCTGGGTATCAGTTTCTTTTTCAAGAGATTTGCTTTCTGGCTTATCTTTATGCCCCAAGGGCATTGCATTGGCATCAAGGCACGGATCTGAGGCAAGCTTGCCACAATTGGCTGTCATGGGCAAGTTGGCACAGGGTGGCGTCTGAATAGAGATATTGGGCACACTGTTGAGGTGTAAAGGGGCAAGGCCTTGTCTGTTAGCCTCCAACAGAGCACCCTGGGTGGGCTTGGAAGCGAACAACACACCAGGAGCAAGCCTCAGCTTAGCATGCTGCTTCAGATGGGCACTTTCCTGAACAAGAaaagacaagaaaaaaatatgtaatgtaAATAATACGTGATGCAAATTATGCTAGGTGCTAATACTTTGTGCGACAATCCAAGAAACTCACAGTGAGATTTTGTTGCGTTCTGAGGTGGTTATTGTTGTTGGAGTTCTCGTTGCACAGATGATTCAGGCTTGCAAGATCAATCCCCTTTTCATTTGACAACTCATTATTCTTCGTTCCTCCCTCATTCCCATCTCCTCTCTTCGCTCCCTCTGCTAACGCCTCCATTTCTGCTTGCTCTTTCTGAGCCTCctcttcatcctcctcctccaccGTGCTGAACTCTAAACGTAGACGTAGCTCCTCCAGAGACTCTGCCCCTCGAGAACAGGTCTGAGCTGTTGTACCATCTTCTGAGACACCGAAATGGGGTAAATGAAGGCTGTCGCGCCCCTCGAAGGTTTCATCGTCAAGAAGTGCATCTTGCTCCACATCGGCAACCTCAATGTAGACACGATCTACATCCACCAGAGGCGGTGCATGGACAGGCGTGGAAGGGTTGCTGTCAAGTGCCGAGTCAGACAGGCGGCGGAAATAGTAGTGGTAGTTTTGCGGGTGGCTGGGGTCCAGCTCTAGGCTAAATGGAGAGGAGTGGGCAGTGGGTTCACAGCATACGGTGACCCTGGGGTTTGTGGGGTCAGGGGTTAAGGAATCCACAGTCTCTGCATTCAAACAGCAAGGGCCAGCCGCTTGTTGGCAGTCAGGGTGATCGCAATCTGAATCAGGACGCCATAGGCGGTTATGACGCTGCTTACTGAaaggaaaaaagacaaaaagcaTTAAAACCTGTTGATCCAAACCTGTGACTATCTTCTCCAAGACGCAAAAGATAGATTTAAGATAGAATGTTTTGtttgattaaagggttagttcacccaaaaatgaaatttatgtcattaatgactcaccctaatgtcgttccaaacccgtaagacctccgtttcatcttcaaaacacagtttaagatattttatatttagtccgagagcttttctgttccttcatgaaagtgaatgcacactatactgtccatgtccacaaaggtaataaaaacatcatcagtgtagtccaaatgtgacatcagttggttaattagaatctcttgaagcatcgaaaaaacattttggttcaaaaataacaaaaaatatggctttattcagcattgtcttctcttccctgtttggttttcaatcctcaaatattgattcgtgattcggatcgcgtgtcaaactgctgaaatcacgtgacattggtgatccgaatcattgatcgattcactgattcataaccgtttgaatctttatttgaggattgaaaacaaacaagagATTCTTGtgtcaagagattctaattaacattgatgatgtttttattacctttctggacatggactgtatagtgtgcatacactttcatgaaggaaccgaaaagctaaatataaaaataatcttaaactgtgttctgaagatgaacggaggtcttacgggtgtggaatttttgggtgaactaaccctttaatcgaTTTAATTTGTCATATTTTGGATAACTTATTTTagataaaaaatttttttaatttataattactTATTTCTAAATATAACAATGGAAGAATGTTTCTTGTCTATACAATAAAAGTCAATGTTGTCCAAAAGCAATCCTGAATCCTAACTAAAACAGAGAGACatcttttaaaacatattttgtggtagagagaagaaagaaatgtgaacaaataaatgatgacagaacttttatttttgggGGTGAACCTTTAACTAGAAGTACACATATCAGATTACAATACAAAAGGAAATTTCTTTTGTACCTGGCATCTAGTATGCCCTCATACTCCGCCAGCTGTCTCATGAAGCTGGCATTGGGGCGTGTGATACTGCGCCTCTGTTTGACGAAGTTATATGCTTTCTCCAGAGACCAGCCGTTTTCTTTCATTGCATATGCTATTACAGTAGAAGCCGAGCGGCTTACGCCCATCTTACAATGAACCAAGCATTTGGATTGATTCTTTCTGCAgaggacaaaacaaaacagcacagagggtatgaaaagtcataagtcataaaaataaatgtttgttgcttattttttgagaaaaaaataaaatagtgcCTTACTTTGCTTTGACAATAAAGTTGTAGGTCTCGTTCCAGTGAGCCAATAAGTCTGTGGCCTCGTCATCGTACACTCGGATGTTGTGGTAGCAGAACGTTCCTGGGAAAAAGTTATCTATTTCCCTTGTAACATTTAAGATGTAGCCCACCCTAAAATAGCATGAGTTTAAATAAAGAGATCACATAAATTACATCTGGATAACAATAGAATTCCATATGCATGCAAGTTTATTCTTGTTCCTTACATAACCTACTAAAAATACACCCTACTTCTTGCTGTAAAAGAAACAGCTTTAATGGCTTTACTCTGAACTTTAGCTGAAACAGGAGAAAATGTTGCCCTTTAAGAGGTGATATGATACATATTAACCTTAAACTTCACATTTACCTAACATTAACTCATTTACAAAAGCAGTATCTTGAGAAAATCGAGAGTATGGGAGAAAAACAAACTGTGGATGCCAATAAAAAGTCAGACTCACCCAGTTTCCTGAAGTTCTTCTAGGTTAGAAGCATTCCATTCAGAACCCTGAAAAATGAACGATGCAAATCACTGCCTTTTTAGGGAAATTGGCATCTGGTACCCCATACATGACAAATACCATCTGCTCTTCTTCTACAGAGCCAACAAGCTTCACATTAATAAACTAAAACGAATTTCCTTGTCAAGCTTCTTATCAAACAAGAGCTTCTGGATTCCCTCAGGTTTAttacttaatttattttacattttggggTAGTGTGAACTGTGGTAAAGGTGATTTGGGCATCATTATATAATAAGATCAATAAAAAGAAAATGGTGGGATGTCTGATAAAAGTAGCACTAACCAGATAAAGGTGGTCAAAGATGAGAGT from Pseudorasbora parva isolate DD20220531a chromosome 3, ASM2467924v1, whole genome shotgun sequence carries:
- the ssh1a gene encoding protein phosphatase Slingshot homolog 1 isoform X3: MVKGAALFLQQGSCPQGQRGHPHHKHAGDLPQHLQVMINILRSEDRIKLAVRLESAWSDRVRYMVVVYTNGRQDTEENILLGMDFSNKDSKNCSVGMVLPLWSDTKIHLDGDGGFSVTTAGRTHVFKPVSVQAMWSALQILHKACEVSRRYNYFPGGMALTWMGYYESCIGSEQSCINEWNAMQDLETLRPDSPAVFVDKPTERERTECLIKSRLRSIMMYQDLENVTSKEIRSELERQMNRNLKEYKEFIDNEMLLILGQMDKATLIFDHLYLGSEWNASNLEELQETGVGYILNVTREIDNFFPGTFCYHNIRVYDDEATDLLAHWNETYNFIVKAKKNQSKCLVHCKMGVSRSASTVIAYAMKENGWSLEKAYNFVKQRRSITRPNASFMRQLAEYEGILDASKQRHNRLWRPDSDCDHPDCQQAAGPCCLNAETVDSLTPDPTNPRVTVCCEPTAHSSPFSLELDPSHPQNYHYYFRRLSDSALDSNPSTPVHAPPLVDVDRVYIEVADVEQDALLDDETFEGRDSLHLPHFGVSEDGTTAQTCSRGAESLEELRLRLEFSTVEEEDEEEAQKEQAEMEALAEGAKRGDGNEGGTKNNELSNEKGIDLASLNHLCNENSNNNNHLRTQQNLTESAHLKQHAKLRLAPGVLFASKPTQGALLEANRQGLAPLHLNSVPNISIQTPPCANLPMTANCGKLASDPCLDANAMPLGHKDKPESKSLEKETDTQTPMLEAKGEGDFRQKETAAQGSSTLPRNEREIKGLEKAEASCSPQQQEALMQLQRSGLVRRRKERLEKLSGLFQERARANEQRGAGSSKPEDATSNSSDPTDPFHRPFGTRADFAAEAEVPLTNEALLAVLGSGGLTPVSSPHGSTLTRSSSSDSLRSVRGKPGLVRQRTQEIEARMRLAGLTVPSRLKRSNSLAKLGSLTFSSEDLCSACSSDAGTLLMLSLSPEPEHSISPEWARPWPSSSTSTDMEVLNQGEALPEESKS
- the ssh1a gene encoding protein phosphatase Slingshot homolog 1 isoform X1, whose amino-acid sequence is MALVTLQRSPTPSAASTSSTATTNAGEDFGSDDERRLNQSLSESFFMVKGAALFLQQGSCPQGQRGHPHHKHAGDLPQHLQVMINILRSEDRIKLAVRLESAWSDRVRYMVVVYTNGRQDTEENILLGMDFSNKDSKNCSVGMVLPLWSDTKIHLDGDGGFSVTTAGRTHVFKPVSVQAMWSALQILHKACEVSRRYNYFPGGMALTWMGYYESCIGSEQSCINEWNAMQDLETLRPDSPAVFVDKPTERERTECLIKSRLRSIMMYQDLENVTSKEIRSELERQMNRNLKEYKEFIDNEMLLILGQMDKATLIFDHLYLGSEWNASNLEELQETGVGYILNVTREIDNFFPGTFCYHNIRVYDDEATDLLAHWNETYNFIVKAKKNQSKCLVHCKMGVSRSASTVIAYAMKENGWSLEKAYNFVKQRRSITRPNASFMRQLAEYEGILDASKQRHNRLWRPDSDCDHPDCQQAAGPCCLNAETVDSLTPDPTNPRVTVCCEPTAHSSPFSLELDPSHPQNYHYYFRRLSDSALDSNPSTPVHAPPLVDVDRVYIEVADVEQDALLDDETFEGRDSLHLPHFGVSEDGTTAQTCSRGAESLEELRLRLEFSTVEEEDEEEAQKEQAEMEALAEGAKRGDGNEGGTKNNELSNEKGIDLASLNHLCNENSNNNNHLRTQQNLTESAHLKQHAKLRLAPGVLFASKPTQGALLEANRQGLAPLHLNSVPNISIQTPPCANLPMTANCGKLASDPCLDANAMPLGHKDKPESKSLEKETDTQTPMLEAKGEGDFRQKETAAQGSSTLPRNEREIKGLEKAEASCSPQQQEALMQLQRSGLVRRRKERLEKLSGLFQERARANEQRGAGSSKPEDATSNSSDPTDPFHRPFGTRADFAAEAEVPLTNEALLAVLGSGGLTPVSSPHGSTLTRSSSSDSLRSVRGKPGLVRQRTQEIEARMRLAGLTVPSRLKRSNSLAKLGSLTFSSEDLCSACSSDAGTLLMLSLSPEPEHSISPEWARPWPSSSTSTDMEVLNQGEALPEESKS
- the ssh1a gene encoding protein phosphatase Slingshot homolog 1 isoform X2 — encoded protein: MHLVVDSCQEVVLKMLPYFVDNAFVTQSQIYHILSESFFMVKGAALFLQQGSCPQGQRGHPHHKHAGDLPQHLQVMINILRSEDRIKLAVRLESAWSDRVRYMVVVYTNGRQDTEENILLGMDFSNKDSKNCSVGMVLPLWSDTKIHLDGDGGFSVTTAGRTHVFKPVSVQAMWSALQILHKACEVSRRYNYFPGGMALTWMGYYESCIGSEQSCINEWNAMQDLETLRPDSPAVFVDKPTERERTECLIKSRLRSIMMYQDLENVTSKEIRSELERQMNRNLKEYKEFIDNEMLLILGQMDKATLIFDHLYLGSEWNASNLEELQETGVGYILNVTREIDNFFPGTFCYHNIRVYDDEATDLLAHWNETYNFIVKAKKNQSKCLVHCKMGVSRSASTVIAYAMKENGWSLEKAYNFVKQRRSITRPNASFMRQLAEYEGILDASKQRHNRLWRPDSDCDHPDCQQAAGPCCLNAETVDSLTPDPTNPRVTVCCEPTAHSSPFSLELDPSHPQNYHYYFRRLSDSALDSNPSTPVHAPPLVDVDRVYIEVADVEQDALLDDETFEGRDSLHLPHFGVSEDGTTAQTCSRGAESLEELRLRLEFSTVEEEDEEEAQKEQAEMEALAEGAKRGDGNEGGTKNNELSNEKGIDLASLNHLCNENSNNNNHLRTQQNLTESAHLKQHAKLRLAPGVLFASKPTQGALLEANRQGLAPLHLNSVPNISIQTPPCANLPMTANCGKLASDPCLDANAMPLGHKDKPESKSLEKETDTQTPMLEAKGEGDFRQKETAAQGSSTLPRNEREIKGLEKAEASCSPQQQEALMQLQRSGLVRRRKERLEKLSGLFQERARANEQRGAGSSKPEDATSNSSDPTDPFHRPFGTRADFAAEAEVPLTNEALLAVLGSGGLTPVSSPHGSTLTRSSSSDSLRSVRGKPGLVRQRTQEIEARMRLAGLTVPSRLKRSNSLAKLGSLTFSSEDLCSACSSDAGTLLMLSLSPEPEHSISPEWARPWPSSSTSTDMEVLNQGEALPEESKS